ATAAAATATAATTACttttggagaaaaagaaaaatgtggttTTTGGGGACATATTGAATAATGGGATCTGGTCAGCAAGTGGATTGTCATACTCATAGAAACCCAGTTTTCCAGTTGAAAGCTTGCCACACTTGTGACACTggtattgttgtcagagcagTTCTCTTAAAATTTCTCAAACAAAAAGAAGCCAAAAAGGAGGGACAAATTCAGCCCTAACGATAAGGTTGAACTTGTATTCATGGGATTATAATCGTTGGGATTTCATATGTTTGTTCACAGGAGGATCTGAGTAACCATGTCGTCCAGGGTGATGTTCATCCAGGACATGTGGGCACAGCTtgccttctctcctcctcttttcggGAGAGCGGTAAGGACCAGGGTGTCGCAACGCTTCCCATAATGGGTCGAAACTCCAGGCAGACCATTGGCAAAGTCAGAGGTAAGATTTTtgcagaacaaaacaacaacggCATGCAAATGGCTTCAACTGGGATTTGGCAAATCATGCTGTCTAACCAGTTTTTCAAGactctcattgtttttttttgttgtgttttttattggtttgtttttgtaacacAAAAACTGCAcctgctttgttgttgtgctcTAGTTGACTACCTGGTGATCAGGCCCATCCAGGGACTGCAGTGTGACATGAGCTCCTCCTTCACCAAGTACTGGAAGAAGAGAGGTGCTCTGAATGTGGGTCACAGGGGAGCTGGCAGCACACACGCAGCTAAGTGAGTGCTAATGCCAGTCCTGAACAGATTTGAGTAGGTTAGACTGCCTTAGATTCTGTGCATACCGAGAATATATAGTTAATAGTATAACAATGTGTGCCAGTCGGAGCAAGCACTTTTGTGTTCCTTGTCCACAAATCCTCTTTCCCTTGCTTTCTGCAGACACCAAAGAGTCAGGGAGAACACAATTGCCTCATTCAAAAGTGCTGCCAAGCATGTAAGTGTGGCTCAGGATTACAGCTTGATGTCAAAATGTACCTTTAACATCGTTCCCAGCTTAATACGATTGCAATATTTGACCCATAGGGTGCAGCCTACGTGGAGTTTGATGTCCACCTCTCTAAGGACGCTGTTCCGATTGTATACCATGATCTGACATGCTGCATATCCACCAAGAAGGTAACATTAAGGCATGCTGCAACTGATGATGAACAAATGGAATTGACTTCTAGAGTCAGAAATGTTATACTTTATTCTTATACCCTTACAGAAAAATGACAAGACTTCTCTGGAGCTTATTGAAGTGCCAGTCAAAGACCTGACCTTTGATCAGCTGCAGCTTCTGAAGGTAAATACTTGATCAAATATGCCAGAAAATCCAGGGTATGAGACGCACTTCTAAgacttattttttaatctaaaaagtTGACAGCCACTTATACACTTGGGTGAAGAAAATGCAGAAACACGTGCAGTCATTATCACGGGTGCCGCTGCCACCATCTGACACTGCACGCGAAGGTGACGTGATTGAAAAttcatccccattcattgtgtaatGCAAGCTGTGCTGGGATACATGGTGACAAAGACCTGGCTGGCTGCGCTACTATTTAACATATTTGTGTTCCTCATGCATTAATGGTGGCATATTGTTCagtgaataaatgttttaatgttatgATGGAAAGACTTCTATGTTAAAGTTAATGAGTGACCAGCAGCGTGAGCGCCACTCACTGGCTGTTGGTACTTCCCAACTTTGCccgtaggctgagagctcaactaccgcactgtagctagtaggagtgcaaactccactAAGTAaaaacagatggtactaaaGGAGCGACATAGCTGTACACAAACTCCTGAACACACAATAGAAATCTTCACGCAGGCTGAAACCTTTTGACTTTCTGgaaaaccccccaaaaacagACTGCGTCTTATATACCTCTGCAATTTATATTCCAGATTTACAGAGTCCAATGCATGTGGAAAAATTATCATGTATAGTTGCACAGTCACTCATAGAAACTACTTAGTAGCAGTAATACTGTCTTCATTAGCCACCGAGGCATTTCTTGGCTCGGTGCCTTTTTCACTTGAAGAGACTGTGTGCAAAGGATTACTGAATAAGGGCAGCTAACACGAGATTAGCACCAAAGAATACACTTTAAGCACTACTACAGGTGTTATAATGAAACATGAAGTCACCTGGAAGTAACAAGTGTGGAAGCAGAGTGCATTATttcatcatttcaaacattcccattattaaatgtttttttttttttttgcacacagttGGCCCACGCCACTGCGATAAAAGAAAACAGCGATAAAGGTAGGcaaccttttttctctctctctatcaccgCCTTCTGACAGAATCAGACATGAAGGTGCTTGACATGTTAAAAGCTATGTTCTTTAATGCTCTATTTTTTGGAATACAATTCTATGGCAATCAAGACTGGAATGTATTCAGTTTGCATGAAAGAGTTCTTTGTGTACCGCTGCTTACATCACGACAAAGAGATGAACGATTGTAGAAGTAGGTCAGAGGATACTTTGTGATGTTCATTAACAAGAATGGGTTTTGTTTGTTCAGATCTCctggatgatgaagaggagatcgATGAGCATCAgccattcccctctctctcacaggtATATCCCTTCTAATGATTTTGAGATGGTTACTagattttaccttttttaaaaatcaaaaccatAAAAATTAGGATTTATTTCCCTTCACTCTGCTTGATGGATCCATCCTTGTAAATTTctcattaaaatgaatattactCCATTTACCTCTGCTTCAGATCTTCCAAGCTATCCCTGAGCATGTGGGCTTCAACATTGAACTCAAGTGGATCTGCCAGATGAAGGTAGGTGTACTGAGTCGGCATGATCAGTGATCCCATAACTTGTTTACCAACTGGTCCTAAGATACTAAATGTTCTCTCCTAGAATCAGGAGTcgtactttatttattttgacccCCTCTGTTTTGATACGTTTTGATAGAAAGagttaaaaataaactcttgTGAATGCTTGTGTTTTGACAGGATGGGTCATGGGACGGCAACCTGTCCTCATACTTCAACATGAACACTTTCCTCGACATCGTCCTCTCCTGTGTGCTCCAGAAAGGCGGCAAAAGACGCATCGTCTTCTCCTGCTTTGACCCAGATATCTGCTCCATGTAAGCACCGTGAGCTACCGAGGTTAAAACAGCCTGTAGGAACTACATACAAACAAGATgcaattatgtaaaaaaaaaaaaaagtcttcattcATCAGCTGAAAATACACAGTGTAGGTCATCttcttaaagctgcatttttattcAGCTTCAGTTTTCACCAAGGCATTTGAATGCACCACTCTAAGATTcttcaattaaaatgaaaatctaGTAACCCAGACAACAGATGATGTCTTTACAGGATGATGTTAAGAAATGGGGCTCTACAACTGCTGACAATATCATTTCATGTGTCTTCGCCCCAGGGTGCGTCAGAAGCAGAACAAGTACCCCATCCTCTTCCTGACTCAGGGAATTTCCGTGAAGTATCCTGAGCTGATGGACATCCGCTGCCAGACCACTCAGATCGCCATGAGCTTTGCCCAGAGTGAGAACATTCTGGTAAGAATTTCGGAcagaaaatcaaatatttatcacAAAGTTTCCCCTGAGGTTTCAAGACTTTGTTAAACTTCTGTAAAAAAGATTCACACTTCTGAGTAAGAATAATACCACATACAGttcaaataataatacaataatgatgataattACACCCCTCTTCACCTCAACAACCCATCCTCATCAATAACCAAACAGGGGAAATCATGGACAGTTTTAAATATCTCAGTATAATTCTAAATAACAGACTCAGTTAGAACAACAAATATCACAAAAGGAGCCACCAAAGACTGCCAGTCATCCACGAACTCGATGGAATCTGTCGCcccaaccctcctcctcctcttgtgtcaAAGCATCATTCAGCCTATCCTCTTGC
The Labrus mixtus chromosome 12, fLabMix1.1, whole genome shotgun sequence genome window above contains:
- the gpcpd1 gene encoding glycerophosphocholine phosphodiesterase GPCPD1 isoform X2 — its product is MSPTGQIIDDGHFGNYNGLNCVDSGWLTCQTEIRLRLHHSKVAPVSITKKKFKKSRFRIKLTLEGFEEEEDEEEEDVLSPTAWLKMTSTLEISMISANGYKSRHSQPECGNTLEPSQWTEYSIHTMDPDNLELNFEFFEEDLSNHVVQGDVHPGHVGTACLLSSSFRESGKDQGVATLPIMGRNSRQTIGKVRVDYLVIRPIQGLQCDMSSSFTKYWKKRGALNVGHRGAGSTHAAKHQRVRENTIASFKSAAKHGAAYVEFDVHLSKDAVPIVYHDLTCCISTKKKNDKTSLELIEVPVKDLTFDQLQLLKLAHATAIKENSDKDLLDDEEEIDEHQPFPSLSQIFQAIPEHVGFNIELKWICQMKDGSWDGNLSSYFNMNTFLDIVLSCVLQKGGKRRIVFSCFDPDICSMVRQKQNKYPILFLTQGISVKYPELMDIRCQTTQIAMSFAQSENILGISAHTEELLKNLSFIADAQSKGLVVFSWGDENNDHENRRQLREQGIDGLIYDSICEEQGEQPNLFQIEEQHSLQEVITEETMVTCSCYSIPCTTSPCIASKARAGSAESDSGLSSS